Below is a window of Cheilinus undulatus linkage group 8, ASM1832078v1, whole genome shotgun sequence DNA.
TGTCTTTCAGTCctgccaaaaatagaaaaaaaagatgaatacaaTACATGTTTGCTTTGGTAGATATTAATGAGAGCTGTAATATTGGCCGTTTTGGTTTTGTCTTTCAAGTACATTCACTTActaagcatatattttggttacatgCTGGTTTTAGGgatgtaacaaacattttatatattgtgctacGGGTTTTgtgttctgtgctacaagattgtcaacctctgtagcaccagcactgtgggcaaaaaaagtgaacGTACAGCCCTGCAATGAACTGAAAAACACTGAGTCAGAGATGGACACAAAAACTAACAGACTAAGGCGCATGCCTTAAAGGGGAGCTAGTGGTCACCCTTCAGTGCAGTATAAGTTCTCTCTCAGCTCCATGAGTTCTGATATGTTTAAGATGAGATATTTGTAATGACAGTTTTCATATAAAAATcatcttttacaaaaaaacaaacctgtgtAATTTTTCTTCAGTTTACAGTCATGGCATTAAAAATTTTACGGTATAGCattaaaatggcattaaaaagcattaaatttGACTGGCTGATTTCTGCAGAAACCctgagtccacattaaagctcttcatgatgctggatggtttCTGAGACAAatagacaggtggtctaataaatttgttaagctctgtaaaTACAGAGAGAGGgtgacagaaacagagggacTGACTGAGACAGACAGTAACAGAAGTGAAGGTGTGGTCTGATGCTGAGGACTACTCCCTCTATTGAGGACTATTTAAAGGTTCGACTGATCGCAGAGAAAGACACTTTTCTCCTACCATCCCAAAATGCATCTCCTCAGCCTGGTGTTTGGGTTTGCACTTTTGCCTGAAGGTAAGTTTTCGTTCTACTTCATGCTTTCCACAAAGTTCCATCTTTTTTGAAAGGGAGGCTGTATTGTTATCTTACATGGTTCTTCATTCCCACAATAAAAACTTCCagaatatgattaaaaaaataccatGTTTCCTccattcttgtgttttttttttcagcctaCACTCTAAAGTGTTATGAATGTGGGCCAGGGATCAAAGAAACCTGTGCAAACAATGTGAGAGAGTGTCCTTCAAAGGATCAGCAGTGTGGAGCAGTAAGGATAGCCTCACAAACAGGTAAGGTGTCTTTAATTGTTTGTTAGAATTAAACTACTTTGCACTGACATTGTTAACCAAAGACTTTTCCCTCAGGTATTCTACAAGCTGATCTTCACATGAAGTCATGTTTCACTGCTGATCAGTGTTTGGAAGGCTCAGTCAACTATGGAACTAACAGGACACTGATCACCACCAAGTGTTGcacctctgacctctgcaaCACTGACTTCGCTCCAGGTAACTCGCTTTTATCATCTCGTGATATTTTGAATCTTTTTTGTTCCTTATTCAAAGTTCCTGTAGGGATCTTTTAGTTTGTTATGAAAAAGCCCTATATTGATAACTCAAGACCATCAATAACAAAACTGACCATTTCTTTAAAGTTGTTCATAATGCCTGAGCTCATTGAAGAATctaatttttaaagaatattttccAAAGCTTGAATGTCAGAAATGCTAACTTCAAATACCTACCGTAATTAATGAGTtaattttgatttgtttatgtctttttgacatttgcagtatatatatttgtaaatgtGAGAGTTGTGTGCTGCTATGCCAGTCCTGTCCTGGTGAAGAATCTAAGACCTTATTTCTGAGTCCAACATTAAAGACACAGACTCAAATTCCCAGACAAGTGAGGAAAATTACGTTTCCCTCCATCTCCATCTGCTCTTTGAAAGCCCAGGGGCATCATATTCCCAACTGCCACAGACATAGCAAAATGTTTACACGTGTGTTTGTGAGGGAGAGAGTGGTTATTTTCTCTATTTCTAAAGCATCAAATGTTTTCTTACAGTAGTAATAATGATGAAAGTAAGCAAGAGGTCAAGGAGAACTTCTGCCATGCAGCGCCTGAATGTCTCTCTCaaaacaatgaatgaatgagtaTTTTAGCAATTCCAGTTCCATTCTCCCAAAGGCAATGGAaattttgaatgtgttttcagtcaggattttgaagctttttcaCTAAAAGCTTTTTCGCTATACTAAAGGGTGTTGCTAATAAGTGGCAATTTATGACTACAAAGTTTGTGGAGGACATCATCATGCCAAACATGTAAATTCATCTATCACTCAGCCTTCCATCAGCTGAGCTTTCTGTGCTAAAACTACTCTGACTTTGACCGGTATTAGGAGAGGCTTTTGTGAAGAGGCCAGAGTACTCAAAATCAATGACATATTGCCTTCTCCATAATCCCAGAGCTGGTTCCGGGCATAGACCATGGACTATAGGTGGTTGTGTAGGGCGCCATGCTTAAGGGGGCGCCGATGTGAGACCTGAATATTTAGACTGGACATAGAATGAAGCACCAAAGTAACAGATTGTCAACTCCTGAGCTTTGTACTCTAAcccagtagttctcaactggtcaggcatcaggacccaccacttCCTCCTTAAGAGAAGTCATGAcccaaataaaaagaaaaaaaaaagaagaaaaaaatatcgtcatttatttcatgaatgttagttaatcagtattcttggctaccattacaccatgaagacaagagaACACTCCAAAAATGTTGGTATTCGACCCAAAATAGAAAACTTATTGAACAAAGAGACACGACAAAAGAAGCACGTTAGAACGGCACTTCATTACAGAAGGATTTGCATGCacacatcttattttactccattttccccAGATTGCATGAAAGTTTGGTAATTTCTCTAATAATGTCCTTGTCATGTTGGGTAAACCAGCTTTATAGGTAGAAATCTtaagaaaaatactgaattttactctgaatcacaggaaaaccaaacaaaaaatacatgtatgaaaTTACTGTTTGTCCACTCAGGGCTTCTGTAGATGGagtttttgcctttgttttttgccctggcacacattcatgacccactAGAAAGAGTTTCgagacccacttttgggtcccgacccaccagttaagaaccactgctctaaccTCTGTGCCCCTCAGTCCAGCCTTTCTCTCTCCCACGTGCACGACCGCGCCGCATTTCACAATAAATGCCGTTTGAAAATATGAGCTGTTTGTAACAGAGTCTCAAAAATAACACGTTTAGTTTTTGAGACTCCGTTTtaaaaaattgcttttaaaatggcattttaaaatatttttatttaacctttatttaaccagataaaaacccattgagatcagGATCTCTTTCActtggccaagaggtcagcagcacctGTCATAAGAACAGTTACAAAGAAGTAACAGTATAGATTTAAACATACACTTTTAGAGGTGCAGTACTGTTTTCAAGTGCAGGAGCTGTAACACAACAGCAAACAACAATTTGAGATTTAAAACATAGGCACTGTTCAATGGTCTCACACTGTCTGTCCCTCAGGATAGAACGGAAGGCTCCAAGTGGAATAAGTTCCGAGAGTTTCAGTTCAGTCTGTAGAGTATTCCACCAGAGACGCAGAGAAAATAAGACGCCTGTAAGGTGTTTCATGATAAAACACCTTTTGAaacagcatttcacaataaaacagacgCAGCTTGACTagagtttattttgaaaggctgtGCTACGGGACACTCATTTTGAACCCACCTGGACAGACgttttgtctttaatttgtactatatttacctccgccaaggaggttatatgatcgggtgggtttgtttgtttgtttgtttgtttgtttgttcgtttgttagcaacataactcaaaaagttgtggacggattttgatgaaattttcaggaaatgtcagaaatggcataaggaagaactgattcatttttgggactgatccggatcactgtctggatccaggaatagggctaatggcggaggtctgcactctctgagtgcttttcaaGTTCATGATGTTTACAGGAGAAAGTGTTTCATGACTGTTTCCTAACCTGGTATTTATGGCAGTTTATCAGTTGAAGAATTTTCAGCAGAGCGGCAGGATCCTGGCTGCACATGCACTGCAAAAGTTGAGAATAGGGAACTATTGACACTGGCGCTAGGACCAGGGGGACGTTAATAGTAGTGGGACTGGTCAGAAGTGGGAGTGGATGTTGTACCTATGTGAATGATGACTTTGGTGATTAGTGGATTATTGGCAAGTACCTCAATGGTTTTATCTGTGATGTCACGGACTGTGGCTCCCGGGAAACAATGAGTTATAGCTGTGCCAGATCTGACATGCCTGATGATGGAGTCCCCTATAACCAGGGTTGTGGGCTGGTGCTGGAGCTCACCTGAGGGCATGGAGTTGGTTTGTTTAGATGTGATGTGCCGCGGTGTGCGGTGTCCAGCGGCTGCAGACCGACTGGAGGAGGCTTTTCCCAGTACCGAGGGTGGCTTTGGCGGCGGCTGAGCAGGTCCAACAGGGGACTCCGGGTTGTCGGTGGAAAGGTGTTGCTCTCCTAGAGCCTCGAGCTTGTTTTCCAACTGAAAGGtcccagcaggaggaggaggaatgtGGGAAAGGTGCCTGTCATGTTTCTTGCCCCAGATGACCGTTCAAGTGTCCCAAGAAGCTGGAGTGGAACAATTCTGGGCTTTCGGCTTTGCACCGAGCCTAAGCCAGTCCTGGTCCTCCTGAATCAATGGCAGCGGTTCAGAGGTAGTGGAGGGACCAAGCCAGGGAAGTGTTGTGTTGTTGACTGGGAAGCGGGAGGCCTCTGTGGCCAGCGAGTCCGTGACATGCTCAGCCTCCTGGATTTGATAAAGACTGGAAATCCGACCCTCAAGTTCTGCAATTTTCTGGGCAAGCCGACAGCATCCAGCACAGTCAGGCGGAGAGGTAGGTGGTGGCATTGCTCTAGAAATGTAGACACTAGACTGCCTGTTGCTTGTGTAAACACCGTGGGGCTGTTGGCGGGAAGCCCACTCAGTGTTCAGTGTCCAATATTTTGTGATcaagacaaaaaatgaaacagcacGTTTGGAGCTAGGACATAATACACAGTTAGAGTCTCTAGCGGTTCATCAATTAATCAAACATGCTCTCAAAACAGTATAGAAGTCACTTAAACTGTGaaatctgtaaaatataaaGAGCTACAGacttaacaaaaataaatctcatctTACATACTCTTCTTTCTTTGGATGAATTGTCCACACTGTAAcagttaagaaaagaaaataaaagtcatcTTACATCAGAGTCAGCATTGTTTAAACCTGTTCTACTTGCTCAACAGCAGGTGGCCGCAAATCCCAGCCCAATGGTAAGAAGTGTTACACTTGCATTGGACAGATGTGCACCAAGACTCTGGACTGTGAGGGGGATGAGGACTACTGCATCTCATCCTCAAGTAACCAAATTCAAGCATCTCTGTTCCTAACATTTCCTCTGCTCAGGTCATGAAATTATTCTAGCAGAAGTATGTTCAATTCAAGGTTGTGTATTAACATCATTTTTATCCCCTCAGTGAAACATGGAAATGCACAAGCGGGCAACATGAAGGGCTGTGCCTCAAAGCGGTTTTCCTCATATCTTGACGAGATGGAAGACTTCTTTGATGTGGACTTTAGCGTCTGTCTGGGTGACCTCTGCAACAGTGCCAGCAGCCCGAGGGTTggcctcctgctgctgctgacagcaCCACTGCTCACTTCTGTTATGTTGTGTTAATATTAAAACTGCTCACTTTTCCTCTCAGCTCTGGCTTTGTTCTTTTTCCTGTTCAAGAGAGGGCAGAAAGCTAAACACGTAGTTTAGTTAAAACATTTAGACCAAGGCATAACTgaactattttatttttttgctgctgtatttaagattttttggTTTTCATCAAATAGCAGTCAGCAAGTTCTTATCCTGTTGTTCTTTAAGCTATTAAAGGTTCTTAATAAACACTGATTCACAGGTgttatatatattaatattatactgacttttttcatatttatgttGTGTTGATGCTCTTGTCAAAAGCAAAATAAGCAGTTTCCTGAAAATTATGTAGcttccttttttaagttttcttaaACTTTCATGAACTTATTTAAACTTCTgaaatttctcatgtttttcaCTGTCAGATTAAATTCATCAAGCATCATGTGAGTGTGCACATCATCGCTTTGCAGGCACTTAACTCCAGTtttgtttggtttcttgtaagaTACAGACAGTCCCAGTCAGTTGAAACTTATGATGCATCTTTGCAGATGTTCTCTGAGAGTCTAACAGAGACTCCTC
It encodes the following:
- the LOC121513555 gene encoding urokinase plasminogen activator surface receptor-like, coding for MHLLSLVFGFALLPEAYTLKCYECGPGIKETCANNVRECPSKDQQCGAVRIASQTGKTFPSGILQADLHMKSCFTADQCLEGSVNYGTNRTLITTKCCTSDLCNTDFAPGGRKSQPNGKKCYTCIGQMCTKTLDCEGDEDYCISSSMKHGNAQAGNMKGCASKRFSSYLDEMEDFFDVDFSVCLGDLCNSASSPRVGLLLLLTAPLLTSVMLC